The Vitis riparia cultivar Riparia Gloire de Montpellier isolate 1030 chromosome 10, EGFV_Vit.rip_1.0, whole genome shotgun sequence genome includes a region encoding these proteins:
- the LOC117922841 gene encoding remorin 4.1 isoform X2 has translation MKLMGPHHQRKKDGSNSNSSRTSPSKLEDSEFVKNSLLALEDEASSLEVSSVKLPGNVMPDLAQGDQISCQPKESLPRENGSVGRVKTQQYSKCDTGNSSTIHPVRSLEEENLDYDSNASSSSFEFHKERSLHNSVSRSLSRPMPSKWNDAEKWIMNRQNAQANYTKKNVLQSQANRLAGANMVRVAPESASTDHKLSVKRVDFCQPAAQMGLEKFSFVPNGAHPISAQANGGNALIDLCQTKDLKEVDPRELSCLKGPPEDTTGFSAIRAVSMRDMGTEMTPIPSQDPSRTATPVGATTPLRSPTSSLPSTPRRAGAPAPTPAEHMTDDESRDYRNRELSEEELKLKTRKEIVALGVQLGKMNIAAWASKDEKEKSAQSGETHDLEDHERIEYERRAAAWEEAEKSKHAARYKREEIKIQAWESQQKAKLEAEMRRIEAQVEQMRAHAQAKMVKKIAMARQRSEEKRAAAEANRNREAEKTSAQAEYIRQTGRIPTSQFVCCGWL, from the exons ATGAAGCTTATGGGACCTCACCACCAGAGGAAAAAGGATGGATCGAATAGTAACTCTTCAAGAACATCCCCTTCCAAGCTTGAGGATTCAGAGTTTGTGAAGAACAGCTTATTAGCCCTTGAAGACGAAG CTTCAAGCTTAGAAGTTTCATCAGTAAAATTACCTGGAAACGTGATGCCGGATTTGGCTCAAGGTGATCAAATCTCTTGCCAGCCAAAGGAGAGCTTGCCAAGGGAAAACGGCAGTGTGGGTCGGGTTAAAACTCAGCAATACTCAAAGTGTGATACTGGTAATTCAAGTACAATTCACCCAGTGAGATCTCTAGAAGAGGAAAATCTTGACTATGACAGTAATGCTAGTTCCTCTAGCTTTGAGTTTCATAAAGAGAGATCGCTTCACAATTCCGTGTCAAGATCGCTGTCGAGGCCTATGCCATCTAAGTGGAATGATGCAGAGAAATGGATAATGAATAGGCAAAATGCACAAGCTAATTATACTAAAAAGAATGTGTTACAGAGTCAAGCAAATCGATTGGCTGGGGCAAATATGGTGAGGGTTGCTCCTGAGTCAGCGAGCACCGATCACAAGTTATCGGTTAAGCGGGTCGACTTCTGCCAACCTGCAGCACAAATGGGGTTGGAGAAGTTCTCTTTTGTCCCTAATGGGGCTCACCCCATTTCAGCTCAAGCAAATGGAGGCAATGCATTAATTGATTTGTGTCAAACTAAGGATTTAAAGGAAGTCGATCCCAGGGAGTTGTCTTGTTTAAAAGGCCCACCAGAAGACACAACAG GTTTTTCTGCCATAAGAGCGGTTTCAATGAGAGACATGGGAACAGAAATGACCCCTATTCCAAGTCAAGACCCTTCAAGGACTGCTACCCCTGTTGGAGCAACAACCCCGCTCCGCAGTCCAACTTCTTCACTACCATCTACTCCGCGAAGAGCTGGTGCACCGGCGCCTACACCTGCAGAGCACATGACCGATGATGAATCACGGGACTACCGAAACAGAGAACTGTCAGAAGAAGAATTGAAGCTCAAGACAAGGAAAGAGATTGTAGCTCTTGGTGTCCAACTTGGGAAAATGAATATTGCTGCCTGGGCAAGTAAAGATGAGAAGGAGAAAAGTGCTCAATCAGGTGAAACCCATGATCTGGAAGACCATGAACGGATTGAATATGAAAGAAGGGCAGCTGCATGGGAGGAAGCTGAAAAATCTAAACATGCTGCGAG ATATAAGCGTGAAGAGATCAAAATCCAAGCTTGGGAAAGTCAGCAAAAGGCAAAGCTGGAAGCAGAGATGCGAAGAATAGAG GCCCAAGTTGAACAAATGAGGGCTCATGCTCAAGCAAAGATGGTGAAGAAGATTGCCATGGCAAGGCAAAGGTCGGAAGAAAAAAGGGCTGCTGCTGAAGCCAATAGAAATCGGGAGGCAGAAAAAACTTCAGCTCAAGCAGAATATATTCGCCAAACAGGTCGGATTCCAACATCCCAATTTGTATGTTGTGGTTGGTTGTGa
- the LOC117922841 gene encoding remorin 4.1 isoform X1, with protein sequence MEYERIHKVQTGIISPSKLRMKLMGPHHQRKKDGSNSNSSRTSPSKLEDSEFVKNSLLALEDEASSLEVSSVKLPGNVMPDLAQGDQISCQPKESLPRENGSVGRVKTQQYSKCDTGNSSTIHPVRSLEEENLDYDSNASSSSFEFHKERSLHNSVSRSLSRPMPSKWNDAEKWIMNRQNAQANYTKKNVLQSQANRLAGANMVRVAPESASTDHKLSVKRVDFCQPAAQMGLEKFSFVPNGAHPISAQANGGNALIDLCQTKDLKEVDPRELSCLKGPPEDTTGFSAIRAVSMRDMGTEMTPIPSQDPSRTATPVGATTPLRSPTSSLPSTPRRAGAPAPTPAEHMTDDESRDYRNRELSEEELKLKTRKEIVALGVQLGKMNIAAWASKDEKEKSAQSGETHDLEDHERIEYERRAAAWEEAEKSKHAARYKREEIKIQAWESQQKAKLEAEMRRIEAQVEQMRAHAQAKMVKKIAMARQRSEEKRAAAEANRNREAEKTSAQAEYIRQTGRIPTSQFVCCGWL encoded by the exons ACCGGTATAATTTCTCCAAGTAAATTGAGGATGAAGCTTATGGGACCTCACCACCAGAGGAAAAAGGATGGATCGAATAGTAACTCTTCAAGAACATCCCCTTCCAAGCTTGAGGATTCAGAGTTTGTGAAGAACAGCTTATTAGCCCTTGAAGACGAAG CTTCAAGCTTAGAAGTTTCATCAGTAAAATTACCTGGAAACGTGATGCCGGATTTGGCTCAAGGTGATCAAATCTCTTGCCAGCCAAAGGAGAGCTTGCCAAGGGAAAACGGCAGTGTGGGTCGGGTTAAAACTCAGCAATACTCAAAGTGTGATACTGGTAATTCAAGTACAATTCACCCAGTGAGATCTCTAGAAGAGGAAAATCTTGACTATGACAGTAATGCTAGTTCCTCTAGCTTTGAGTTTCATAAAGAGAGATCGCTTCACAATTCCGTGTCAAGATCGCTGTCGAGGCCTATGCCATCTAAGTGGAATGATGCAGAGAAATGGATAATGAATAGGCAAAATGCACAAGCTAATTATACTAAAAAGAATGTGTTACAGAGTCAAGCAAATCGATTGGCTGGGGCAAATATGGTGAGGGTTGCTCCTGAGTCAGCGAGCACCGATCACAAGTTATCGGTTAAGCGGGTCGACTTCTGCCAACCTGCAGCACAAATGGGGTTGGAGAAGTTCTCTTTTGTCCCTAATGGGGCTCACCCCATTTCAGCTCAAGCAAATGGAGGCAATGCATTAATTGATTTGTGTCAAACTAAGGATTTAAAGGAAGTCGATCCCAGGGAGTTGTCTTGTTTAAAAGGCCCACCAGAAGACACAACAG GTTTTTCTGCCATAAGAGCGGTTTCAATGAGAGACATGGGAACAGAAATGACCCCTATTCCAAGTCAAGACCCTTCAAGGACTGCTACCCCTGTTGGAGCAACAACCCCGCTCCGCAGTCCAACTTCTTCACTACCATCTACTCCGCGAAGAGCTGGTGCACCGGCGCCTACACCTGCAGAGCACATGACCGATGATGAATCACGGGACTACCGAAACAGAGAACTGTCAGAAGAAGAATTGAAGCTCAAGACAAGGAAAGAGATTGTAGCTCTTGGTGTCCAACTTGGGAAAATGAATATTGCTGCCTGGGCAAGTAAAGATGAGAAGGAGAAAAGTGCTCAATCAGGTGAAACCCATGATCTGGAAGACCATGAACGGATTGAATATGAAAGAAGGGCAGCTGCATGGGAGGAAGCTGAAAAATCTAAACATGCTGCGAG ATATAAGCGTGAAGAGATCAAAATCCAAGCTTGGGAAAGTCAGCAAAAGGCAAAGCTGGAAGCAGAGATGCGAAGAATAGAG GCCCAAGTTGAACAAATGAGGGCTCATGCTCAAGCAAAGATGGTGAAGAAGATTGCCATGGCAAGGCAAAGGTCGGAAGAAAAAAGGGCTGCTGCTGAAGCCAATAGAAATCGGGAGGCAGAAAAAACTTCAGCTCAAGCAGAATATATTCGCCAAACAGGTCGGATTCCAACATCCCAATTTGTATGTTGTGGTTGGTTGTGa